In Anomaloglossus baeobatrachus isolate aAnoBae1 chromosome 6, aAnoBae1.hap1, whole genome shotgun sequence, the genomic stretch cctccagcccccacaccagatctgtatgcccccagcccccccaccagaccagatttgtatgcccccagccgtcccccaccagatctgtatgcccccagcccccccaacagatctgtattcccccagccccttcaccagatttgtatgcccctagcccttccaaccagaactgtatgcctccagccccccccactagatatgtatgcctccagcccccacaccaaatctgtatgcccccagctcccccaccagaccagatttgtataccccctcaccagaactgtatgccccccaccagatctgtatgcccccagccccccaccagatctttatgcccccagccccccctaccagatctttatgccccaaCCCCCCCTACCAGATCTATATGACCCCAgcactcccaccagatctgtattcccccagccaccactccagatctgtattcccccagccaaccctccagatctgtatgtccccagccccccaccagatctgtatgcccccaaccccccaccagatctgtatgcccctagcccccccaacCATAACTGTATGCCTTCAGCCCTCCCCACCAAatatgtatgcctccagcccccctcaccagatctgtatgccctcatccccactcaccagatctgtatgccctcatccccactcaccagatctgtatgccctcatccccactcaccagatctgtatgccctcagccccactcaccactgctcctgtcagcaccactaagcatatacAGATGTTAATTTCACCGCACTCCCAATGCGATAGCATCGGGTctatttctaatatatatatatatatatatatatatatatatatatatatatatatttgtgtgttaaTGATTATCTTTAGCTAATAAAATTGTACTAAGTTTCCTGACTGCAATCCTAATTCTTTCATTCATTTTCAGATCCCATTATTTTCAGTTTATAACCTGATCGAAGTTAAAGACTCTTCTCTTGTAGGAATGCCCATCTCTGTCATGCTACATGCTGGATTAGAGGTCTGCGTGTACCCAGGGTGCTGCAGTCTTTACTTTTATGTATCCATACATCTCCAAAACTGAAGTTATTATCTCTCCTTGTGCTTCTCACCTTGTCTATAGCCTATTTTCTCTGCTCTTCATTAAACTTTAAGTACTGCCCCTATCCCCACTGCAGATCTTTGTATAACCCCCTGCCTCCTGCTATCTCTAAAGtgggctagcaattgctagcgatgtcgagtgcgaaagcacccgcccccctcatgcatgcgatatcatgtgatcgctgccgtagcgaacattatcgctacggcagcgtcacacacacctggtcgtcgtcgtcgctatgactgccgaacaatccctccctcaagggggaggggcgttctgtgtcacagcgacgtcaccgcgacgtctctaagcggccggccaatgaaagtggaggggcggagatgatcgggacgaaacatcccacccacctccttccttccgcattgctggtggacgtaggtaaggtgaggttcctcgctcctgcggtgttacacacagcgatgtgtgctgcggcaggagCGACGAAAAACATCGATAATaaacaattaacgattttttgttttaggacgacctctccatggtgaacgattttcaccacttttgcgGTCGCTTAAGGTcgttggtaagtgtcacacgctgcgatatcgttaatgatgccggatgtgcgtcacaaacaatgtgaccccgacgataattcattaacgatatcgtagcgtgtaaagcccccttaacactaagGAAAGGGAGACAGTGAGCAGATGGATTTGTATCTGTTTTGCAGATTAATCAGCTATATAAAGGACATATAGTTTACGGAGTGCAAATCTATTTCACTGTCTGTGGGAATGTTCGAACATTCAAAATGTGTTGGGAGATGTTATTGACTACATAAAAAATATCTGGAGTGTAGAGATCCATAAAACCCCTCAGGCTTGTCTCTGTTGACACACGGGTGGGAGTGAAAGACAGAAGACGAGTGGTACCTTTAACATTCTCAGACATTGGTTACAATAATAGTCAGGGGGGTATCAGAAGTAGTAGAGACGCTAAAGAAATTCTTGATatttcagaaaaagaaaaaagcacagaaaaattctttaaaaaatggAGAGCATTTATTGAGCATAGTTTTACTCATTCTTTGTAAACATTCCCTGCATAGTGTGACCATATCGTCATTACAGACCTCTTCACTAGGCAAAAAATGTAATGACTAGACTCTGCAAAAAtccattataaataaaaaacaacatACCAATAAAGTCAAATAAATAAAACATGGTACCATAATTATTAAAAttacaaaaatataaatatttaaataaagaaattaTAAAATAGACTATAAATAAAATAGTTAAAATAGTTAACATTTAACAACGTAAACCCCGGTGAATGTTCTGAAAATAGAACAGCAGATTTTCACTACATAGTAGTAATGTGGAGGGAGTTTCATCATTTAGTGACTGTCACACTGTAACGTAGAGCTCGAGCTGCCTTCTCCATGTACTCATTGAGCGATTGTAGGATGATATAGCTTGTAAGGTTTTGGTTCCATGGATCTTCAGAATGTAAGTCAGACACTTTAATTTCTGGAGCGGAGTCTTCCTTGTCTTCTGAAGGAATTTCTACTATCTAGAATACAGTAAGAGGGAAGGGTTTTTATTATATGGAAACTGTCAACTGGGTTTAGATGCAATACCAGAAGTAGCCCAAGGTGGTGCTGTTTCTGGAAAAAGATCTTGTAAAAAGGAAAATTAAAGGTGCAGCCCACAgcgacagtaaagggtgctttacacgctgtgacatcgctaacgatatatcgtcagggtcacgtcgttagtgacgcacatccggcgtcgttagcaacattgcagcgtgtgacacctaggagcgacgatcaacgatcgcaaaagcgtcaaaaatcgttgaacgttgacactttgctccttttcataatatcgttggttgttcctcgtttctgcggcatcacacatcgctacgtgtgacaccgcaggaacgaggaacatctcctcacctgcgtccaccggcaatgaggaaggaaggaggtgggcggcatgttccggccgctcatctccgcccctcctctgctattgagcggccgcttagtgacgccgctgtgacgctgaacgaacctcccccttaaaggagagattgttcggtgtctccagcgacgttgctaagcaggtatgtgcgtctgatgctgccgtagcgatattgttcgctacggcagcgatcaccacatatcgcaggtacgacggaggcgggtgctatcgtgcacgaaatcgctagcaatcgctagcgatgtcgcagcatgtaaagcacccttaaggccgctttcacactgcattcctctccccgttcagtggtcttCTTTGGGCATCTGTCCGATCCCCTCGCAAAATGGTTTTCAGATGTATGCGCCAAAGGGGCTTTTgattataatggtgcagacggagtcaccatgtgctcttttGTGCACCATTTTCTGGAGTGTACTCCTATTTGAGGCAGACACCCAGATTTCTCCAGTAAGCGTATATTCCTGAAAATGGTACATGACAGAGCACACGGAGACTCATCAATGTCCCATCGGCGCATATGTCTAAAACCCGTTTTGTAGGAGGTTTGGACGGAAGCCTTGATGTgaccactgaatggggagaggaacgcagtgtgagagTGGCCTAAGATGATGCTCTCATTTTCTAACCTCGCAAATGAGTTCCTCTAAATGCTGTtggctagtgatgggtgaatagtaactatttgtgttcggattattcgtaacgaattccaaggtactattccagtattcatcttgAATAACGAACCTTATGCAAGTCAAAGGCGAAATGGAGCATTTTTCTTGtactgacaaatactggaatactcggtattcagtaagcattatccgaacacaaaTAATTACTATTTGCCTTTCTCTAGTGTTGACCCATGTTATATTATGGAGTATCACAAATATGATTTCCTagtatactcctgaaaatggtacATGACAGAGCATTATTATTGCAAAAATTTCCATAAGTTGCTCTAATGTTCTAAAATCACAATCCAAAAATTTGTGGCGTTTGCAACAGAGGCATTATATGGGGTATCTGGGGGATATGAGGACAAAATCAGTTCTTTCTACAAAGTCTAGATCTCAAGCATAATCGTATCAAGTAGTGAAGCAAATATAGCATGAAAACATTATTACTAATCGAAAGTTACCAATCTCCCATTACACGCTCTGCTGCTTATAACAGAGAAATAGAGTAGTTTTAGTCCTTTATTTAGTTTTAGGAAGGTTTATATTGAGTGAACTACATTGGGGACAGCACATTTTACAGTAATTACCAAAACTTTTAAGCAGTGGGAAACTACAAAGCTAAAAAGATAAATGGAGGGGTCATTATACTAAATGTAAAGTAACTGTCCAGATCAGAACACATGACTCCTGCATAAGGATGTAGTTTTTATTGTAGTTTCTTTGCATAATTGGTCTAAAGATTCATTTCACTGCTTTAAAACGACCTACATAATGTCCGTCACACAATTCTGCGCCCCGCCAGCCCTCCCGGATATTCTCTCTCTGTCCAAGGACCGGGGGGCCGCCTAGATATGCCTCTGCCACCACTTAAATTTGTCGAAACTCTAAAAAAATTTAATATTGGAATAGATAAAAGAAACTTACATTTTTTACACTGTCTGCCAAACTGATGGACTTGACCTGTATAAACTCAATGATGTTTTTACTGCTTGGCATAGATTCCTTTAGAAAATCCAAATACACCTGGAACTTCAGAATATCACTGTAGATTTTGGACAGACATTTTTCCTAATGAGAAATAAATATGTTAAACACTATATTTGTACATAGCATGcactattttattttctaatacatGTTAGATGTATACTTTAACCCCATCCAAAGATGTTCTTAGTGAAAGCATACATTAGAAAGAAATTTTATGCTGTAAAAAATGAATTTGACATGAAGCTCCTAATGAAATAAATGTTCATGTGCAGGTTGCTATGATTGCAGTGCACTAGAATATATAGAAACAATTTAGAGGAttattcccatctacaagatcccatcccaatatgtagtaggtgtaataacaataatattagcaaatacctccaattagaactatagtatagatctcctgatatagccatgtcttttacctcatgtatGGGTATCCATagctacgtccactcatatagtggcaGTTAGTTAGTAgcctgtggtcataaccatggatacctaagctgaaatgccctgcacatgaggtaagaaacatggctatatcaggagaagtagactacatttctaattggaggtatttgctaatattattattattacacatactacatattgggataggatcttgtagatgggaataaTTCTCTAAATTGTTTCTATGTATTCTAGTGCACTGCATTTATAGTAACCTGCACATGAACATTTATTTCATTTTGCTTGGAGCTCCATGTCAGTTTATAATTGAAgatatttgttattattattattattattattattattattacacttcctacatattgggacaggatcttggagatgggaatacccctttaaatgtgcAGGCCTAGGTCCAGGACAGTTATGTCTGTTAGCAGAGGTACCCACCTCAAGACTTTGCCTTGATGGGCTCACGCAAATTCATCAAATTGTGTACTAAGTacctcacatttataagtatagCCTATGTTATAACCAAACCAAGCAAAAAATATGTCAATCCAAAAGCTATTGGTCCTATGAGAGACATATGAAAGAACCACTACAAAAATTATATGAATATAATGTTTATTAAATATACTATATTAGCGAATACCTCCGATTAAAAATGTAGCATActttcctgattagctatgtttcttaactcatgagcagggcaatacaGCAGTTTAAGTTTTCATGGttgtgaccactagcaactaactgtcactgtatgcatggtcgtaaccatggatacctaagctgctgaaatgtcctgaacatgaggtaagagacatggctatattaggagaCGAATGCTACATATCtacttggaggtatttgctattacacctactacatattgggatgggatcttggatATGAAGTTCCCATCTATCTAAGGCTGTTTTTAGTTAGTGCTGAATCCTACTTCCCTCTAAATTTATAAGCTCAAGCCCAGGAGAGGTAAACCAGATAGTACAAGAACCCATCTAAAGAGAATGGGTTGTAGATGTTCTCACACAATTTTATCAGCATGTGCTTTTAGAGgcgcccatacacattagactaatgatgGACGAACCTGCCGATATGGACAGGATAGGCCTACTGATGGTCTGGAGAGGTGCAAATTGGGCAAGTCCAAACTCAGGCTGCCTAAtcgcattgttctgctggaaataagccgcggGCCAACACGTCACCAGGCCAAGCGAGCTCTCCTGTGTATGTAAGTGTCGTTGGAGAAGGCTGTCGTTTGTCGtttggccaacagccatctaatgtgtctaGTACCTCAAGGTTTTTTGGCTTAACTATAAGAGATGGCAAAACTGTCCTCTCCTCAGTCCATTAAAATACCAAATTCTCCTGAAAGTTACcactttaatttttattttgtGTTGAATATGAGgtgtttattatattatattagaaATATCAAAAAAATATGAACATAAATATTGTTATACCTTATTGAACTTTGTGCTCAGACATCCAGACTCAATGTTTTTAATTTCAGGGAGTTTCAGATCTACTCTTAGAGAATGTTCAATACTGGTACGGCATAGGTTGGGAGTTTTgcagatctgtaaaaaaaaaaaaaaaaaaatcaaatatatttaAAATTACATAAAGAGCAAATGACCTCATTATAAATAATGCTCAAATGTATTCTGTATGGAGAATACATCCACTCAAAATTGGTCAATTCCCTTATTAAACAAACAGGTAAATCATAGATAATTGTCTTATACAGAACATGATTGACCCGTAACACCTGTGGCCCAAATTTATCAAAAATGTGTTACAGAAAAAAATGACCAATCACAGAACAGCTTTTATTTTACCAATGCAATATAAGAAATAAAAGCTGAGCACAGATTGGTTGCTCAGGGCAACAAGGCCTGTCTTCTGTCAGCTTTGATAAATAAGGCCTATTTTGTGCATCTGATTTCACATAACATTATATTCTTACAGGAAGAAAGCTAaaagaaaataaattaaattataaaccAAAAGTACAACTTGGACCACTAAAGAACATTTAAGGCCAAGACATAAAAATCTTCTGGAGCGTGCATTTCAGGGAATGAGGCTGAGTGCATCATATTGAGCAGAAATGACACAATTGTGGAGTATTCGGTATTCAGTGACACAGGAGATGTGCTTAGCTGCCCAAACACCCCAGGGAGTATTCATGAGTATCTCACCCCAAGATTGAGACACATATGAATACTCAATTTACTGGAAAAAATGTACAGGAAAAGCCAGTGAGATTGTATAGAGACTAGTATTAGTCAAAACAATCAGATAAAAAGTTTCAGTCACCATAGTTTGGTGTGGAGTAAGGGTCGGTATTGTTCTTTGTTATCAGGCTTTGGTAAAACTGATCATAGCAATTCTTAGATCCTCCAATCGCTTTATATACACATCTATGATATTAGTAGCTATGCATGTAAGCTATACTATTATTACCTGTCGATTTTAGGTCTAGAGCTCTCTTAGAGGCACCTATACATGACTGTTTTATGGCCCTATTTTGTATAGAGCCTACTAGGGCTTCTATAGAGGTATGTCAGCTTATACTATATCTGAAGATTCACActtaaagaggttgcccactactttaactttgatggcctatccttaggataagtcatcaatgactGATCGGCAGAGGTCCAATGCCCAGcacacccaccaatcagctgttctcagtgcggaCGGCAGCAACAGGCAGCCGGAAATTCTCAGTTCCAGAGCTAGCCTATCTTCTAACTGGCACCACCGGCACCATGTAcagctgatcagacattaatgacctatcctaaggatcttCTGATAGCAGTGGCGGCCACTGGGTTCAACACATTcaccttctattgatttgaatggtagacgaatgtgcagtacccagccgtggctGCTATCAGTagacggggcagctctggaactgagcatttccggcgacTTGCTGCTGCCACCGGCACGATGAACAGTTGATTACTAGGGGTGTCGGGTCTCGGACTCCGGCTGATCAGAcatggatgacctatcctaaggataggccatcaatattaaagtagttGCCAACCTctttaagtaaaaaaaacaaattgtGTCATACACTATCCGATACTGTATAAATGACAGTATTCTCCATTATAAGCATTTTTTTTCTAGGGAAGAATACCTCTGTATATATGGCACCCAAGGGGTCATTGTACAGAAGTGCATGGGAGAAGCCGTAGTTCACAAAGCTAAACATACAGGGCTCTGCACATGTACCAACAGTTGATAGAGAAATGTTTAAAGcgtaaaaaaaaatcaagatatgACTGACGCTGAATTGATGTGTTTATGCTAATAGAAATCATGAATAATCCCTACAAAGAAACAGATATTAATGATGAAACAAGCTATAATACCAATAGAAAAATGTGTCATTTTCTATCTGCAGGAATAAATCATCTAGGGACACTCACCTGAGTACAAAGCTTGCCTGTCTCCATTACTAAGAGATTTGGCACATTCTCGAATCCTCCGTTAGTTTGATGAGTAGAACGATAGTTGGTGGATGTAGGTGCTGATGACACAAGTGGTAATAATGCAGTTATCACCAAATAAACCAGGGGCCATGCAGATGATGACGAGCCTACAATAGGAAATAATGTCATTGATAAGAAATTCACAACTGCAAAGAAGTACTTTTTATGTCTCAAGAACATCCTTTTCCT encodes the following:
- the IL6 gene encoding interleukin-6, whose translation is MEIIHSEVTVFGAHSLKCGLEGKDIGTRNGLYNFCSSSSAWPLVYLVITALLPLVSSAPTSTNYRSTHQTNGGFENVPNLLVMETGKLCTQICKTPNLCRTSIEHSLRVDLKLPEIKNIESGCLSTKFNKEKCLSKIYSDILKFQVYLDFLKESMPSSKNIIEFIQVKSISLADSVKNIVEIPSEDKEDSAPEIKVSDLHSEDPWNQNLTSYIILQSLNEYMEKAARALRYSVTVTK